In the Commensalibacter melissae genome, AGGCTGTTCAACCTGCTAAAATTGTACATATGCCTGTTAATCCTGTTGAAACTAAAGTGCAATTCACACCTTCTGATAATCCAGTTGTGGCAAATGTTATCGCCGTTGTTACAAAGACATTGAGTGATCTTGAAGGAAAATTGAATGATCTGGATGCCAAGGTTGGGGATGGAGATACAGGTTCAACATTTGCTGCAGGGGCAAGAGGTATTGCCGAATTGTTAAATACCAATCAATTACCCCTAAACGATCTGACAAAACTCTGTCTAGTCATTGGTGAAAGACTGGCTGTTGTTATGGGGGGCTCCAGTGGCGTTTTAATGTCGATTTTCTTTACTGCAACAGGTCAAAAAATCGCTGAAGGTTCATCATTTGTTGAAGGTCTTGTATTTGGCTTAAAACAGATGAAACATTATGGTGGAGCTGACCTTGGGGATCGTACGATGATTGATGCTTTGCAACCTGCTTTGGAAATATTGCTTAAAGATCAGAATGATTTAAAAGGCGCCGTTCAAGCGGCTGAAAAAGGCGTTGAAAATACGGCAAAAGCAACGAAAGCAAATGCAGGACGTTCATCCTATTTGAACAGTGGTAGTTTGGCGGGAAATCCTGATCCGGGTGCTGTAGCTGTCGCAGATGTTTTTACAGCCTTGTCAAAACAGTGTCCAAATAGATAAGTTATAAATTATTCTTGAAAAGCTGGCTATGTTGTAATAACAAGCTAGCTTTAATTTTTGGATAATGAGAAATCAAATTTTATTGGTCATATACTTCTACTTGATTTAAATGTAATATATTTTCGTCATAAAGACTTATTTTGACATATTGAGCGTTAATATTATTCACTTTTATAATTAATGGATTGCCATCGGCTCCACCAAAAATAATTCCGTCAGGATAATCAGCGACAATTATCCAGTTTTCGTGATCATCAGATATTTCAACTTTTATTTTTGAGGCACGATCTTCAAAGTTTAGACGGTTATAAATTATTATATGTTTAATGTTGATTGTGCGAGGTAATTCCAGTTTCCACCAAGGGTTATATTCCGTTGCAGTATGAAAATTGTAATCTGGACCAATACGTCCATTAACTGCGCCCGCAGCATCTTTGTATATGTTATTGAATTTTGAATGTGCACAAACGGATGATTGTGAAGCTTTACCACCAAGCGCCCAGTTTACGGCCTCAGGTTTTTTTATCCATCTTTCCTGAAGTGCAATTTCATTGAATTGTTGATAAAAACCCACATTTCCTGTCTTTTTTATTGTATCATGAATATATTGATAAAAGTCACTGGGCTTAAGATTCTTTAGACCTCTTCTTAATGAAGAACGTGGATTGAAAATTGGATTGATACCGTCATGTGTTATGCAACGTTCCACAAAATCTTTGCCTTTGACAGGATGGCATATCGTTCCATGAATATTAACATATGGATCAAGATAGTAATAACCACTACAAAAATCATATGGTTGTAATTTGCAAAAATTGCGCAATTCTTCTACAATAGGATTTTCCATTTCAAAAACAGCTGATGGAATAAATCCCTCACAATATGGCCATATGATGGAATTATCATTATTGTATAGGTGTGAAATTTCCTGTTTTTTTACAAGAAGATGGTCAATTGCCCGAGCGGATAGTGCCAATACCGGTAAAAAACAATATTTAGAATTTTTAAAATAGGGTGTTATCGTATCTTTGAAAACTCAATGATCCGGTATACTTAAAATGTTGTGGGCAATTAAATCTGTCTGTTTTTTTTCAAGGGATGTTATTAAGGGGTCTAGATTAATATTTATTAAGACATCATTTTCAATCATTATATAATGATTATAGTTAGGCAAGGCTTTGCGTAAGGCATATAAAGGATAATCAGCGTTATACCATAAAGTTTTTTGACCGGGAATATTCGGGATATTGAATTCAGAAAAATCAGAGGTATGACCTATTTTAGGAAAATCACCTACATCCAAGATCTCCCTGCTTTCATCAGCAAGAATAATAAAATCAGCTTTGCTAAAAGAACCTTTAAGGCGTCTTGCCATATATTCGATATCATCATTCCAAATATGAGTTCTAAATGCAATAATAACACTCATTGAAAAAACCTTAAAATAAAATATTGAAAGTTAATATATATTTTGTAAGTGTTATTTTGTCTATTTTTATATTAAAAATAAAATTGTGTTATGTTTGTTTATGCAAGATATAAAGAATATTTCTTTAATAGATTTTTTCAGAAATATTTTAATTAAATAATACACGTTCAGGAAGTAATATGAAAAGCGTAATTAAAGAAATAAGACAAAAAAAATATAAATATTCATTAGGTATATTACTCCTTTCAAGTGGTTGTTTTTCTGGGGCAGTTTATGCGCAGGTTGGTAATGGGGTTGATGCCTTAGCATTTGGTGAGGTTGCTCAAGAAACCATGTCTTCAGAACCTGTTGTGGCGTCAAAAGGAATGGTTGTTTCGGCAAGTAATCTTGCTGCAAAAATTGGATCTGAGGTTTTAAAGAATGGCGGAAATGCAGCTGATGCAGCTGTGGCAGTTGCCTATGCAATGGCGGTTACCTATCCTGCCGCTGGAAATTTAGGGGGTGGGGGGTTCCTCACGCTTCGTTCACCAAATGGACAGGCTTATTTTATAGATTTTCGAGAGAAGGCGCCAAAAGCAGCAACTTCCAAAATGTTTGTTGACAGTAATGGAAAGAAAATTCCCAATGCTTCTATATTGGGATGGAAAGCTGTTGCTATTCCGGGAACGGTGGCAGGTATGGAAATGTTGCGTAAACGATGGGGAAGCAAGTCTCGTGCGGAATTAATGGCCCCAGCTATTAAACTTGCGCAAAATGGATATATCTTGACGCAGGAAGATATCGATCTGATGGCGACTTCTCTGTCTGATTTTGCCAAAGATCGCAATGCAGCTAAAATTTTTCTTAAATCAGATGGAAATCCATGGAAAAA is a window encoding:
- a CDS encoding discoidin domain-containing protein — protein: MALSARAIDHLLVKKQEISHLYNNDNSIIWPYCEGFIPSAVFEMENPIVEELRNFCKLQPYDFCSGYYYLDPYVNIHGTICHPVKGKDFVERCITHDGINPIFNPRSSLRRGLKNLKPSDFYQYIHDTIKKTGNVGFYQQFNEIALQERWIKKPEAVNWALGGKASQSSVCAHSKFNNIYKDAAGAVNGRIGPDYNFHTATEYNPWWKLELPRTINIKHIIIYNRLNFEDRASKIKVEISDDHENWIIVADYPDGIIFGGADGNPLIIKVNNINAQYVKISLYDENILHLNQVEVYDQ